The stretch of DNA GAAATACTTTTCAGAGTTGGTTCGTTCTAGAGTCTATTCCAAGAACAAGGGTGGCCAACTTTCGCGAGGTTCCAAGGCATGTTCtggcaaaaatattttcactttcctaaAGTTATATGCTATATTAAAGTCCAACTATActgtatacacatttatatatacatatatattcatctcatcctttgcttaCAGCAAAAAAAGGGAACACTTTTTTAACTCTGAAGTTGGTAATATTTGTAGAATATTATGAAGGCAGAATTTTAGTTGGTTGTTTTTTTATGACTCAGAACATAGATGAAATGAAAACTTCTGCACACTGCCCCAAATTCACATCTTTAAAAGGTCCTTTTCTCCATTCACATGAATTGGTCTGAATCATTGCCATCCGGATTTGAAGACACGTTCTCAGCTTTCATTAGTGATGAATAGCTCCTAAGCTCGTCCAtctccctcttctttttcatctcttccttttctctccttttcatttcctgaatctgggctttcttctcatttctctcttcaTGGTCTCTGCATGTCTTCTCTGCCTCTAGGTCTGGGAACCGCTCCATtttggtcttttccaatcagttcagGATCTCATTCACTTTCTTCTCTACTGTCACAATTTCCACATCCTTCTGGCTGTGAAAGCCAATCTGGCCCACGTCCATGTCAGCCGTCTTCTTCAGGTTAGACCACGGCGTGTACACCACAGTCACATTGTTCACCTTGCAGCCTTGAATGCTATTGGCCTTCACAAGATGGGCACAGTCCATCAGCACCTCCTTTGGAATATCTTCTATTTTCTCTCCCTTATGTAATCGAAGGTACACATGAGCCAAAGAGAGTTTGTCCACATGAAACCAAATATCTTCAGGCCAGCCATACTTTATCAGATCTTCATCTGCTGAAAATTTCAAGATCAAATGCTTTTGAAAACTTACTTTCATATTTATCCTTTCCCATGTAAATAGTGTAAGCAGATGAGTTAACGCTACTACTGGTGAAGCAGAACACCATGATCCCAGCGGCGGTGGGACAACTACAGCGCCCAGCAGCAGTACTCAAACCTGGAAGCTCAGGATCCTCCTTCTTTAAACTTACCTAAATTTCCCCATTTGAATTTTCCACAtgcttcctgctggtgccctgaCTGATACTATCAAAGTGGACCTTAGTTAtactaattcattcattcacttactcattcatCTAAtcctttattgatttatttattcaacacataCGGAGTATGTACTCT from Ovis canadensis isolate MfBH-ARS-UI-01 breed Bighorn chromosome 26, ARS-UI_OviCan_v2, whole genome shotgun sequence encodes:
- the LOC138430834 gene encoding coiled-coil domain-containing protein 25-like; the protein is MVFCFTSSSVNSSAYTIYMGKDKYENEDLIKYGWPEDIWFHVDKLSLAHVYLRLHKGEKIEDIPKEVLMDCAHLVKANSIQGCKVNNVTVVYTPWSNLKKTADMDVGQIGFHSQKDVEIVTVEKKVNEILN